Proteins from a single region of Leptospira venezuelensis:
- a CDS encoding DUF2062 domain-containing protein, translating to MTKLENQESKPSFFAKTKLRILEELKTGTSPKKIALSLAIGGAIGIFPLIGTTMALCAIVGFVLRLNPVSIQIANYAMYPFQVFLIVPFLKLGAYLSDRELDLTWAYKLVEGDSSQVWEGLSHSAGYAILGWVCIVPISAVISYFPLLLLVKKANQIVRK from the coding sequence GTGACAAAATTAGAAAATCAAGAATCGAAACCTTCTTTTTTCGCTAAGACAAAATTAAGGATATTAGAGGAATTAAAAACCGGAACTAGTCCGAAAAAGATTGCATTATCATTGGCAATTGGCGGAGCAATTGGTATTTTCCCTTTGATTGGAACTACAATGGCACTATGTGCTATTGTAGGTTTTGTTTTAAGATTAAATCCAGTTTCCATTCAGATCGCAAATTATGCAATGTATCCATTTCAAGTTTTTCTAATTGTCCCTTTTTTGAAATTAGGTGCGTATTTATCAGATAGAGAATTAGATCTGACTTGGGCCTATAAACTTGTAGAAGGTGATAGTTCCCAAGTTTGGGAAGGGCTTTCTCATTCTGCTGGATACGCTATTCTTGGTTGGGTTTGTATCGTGCCAATTTCAGCAGTGATCTCTTATTTCCCATTATTATTACTGGTTAAAAAAGCAAACCAGATTGTTCGCAAATAA
- a CDS encoding SAM-dependent methyltransferase, translating to MEGDNIAKVEPLESAGSESGTLGFYERIFFSALSGMQRGSLRVLFPDGGQRYLGNPNSSDPPEFHHAILQVKDRKFFKKIVLYGDIGLAESYMDGDWDTDDIRAIICWFLLNIESTPSVSGSNKNFIHLALMNLGNRLLHLFRNNSVRGSKKNISEHYDLGNDFYKKFLDPTMTYSCAYFSDPSKSLEEAQIAKIENLCKKLKLKSSDHLLEIGTGWGAFSTYAAKNYGCRVTSYTISEEQYKFAKAKISAMGLEDKIEVRLEDYRKVQGSYDKIVTVEMLEAVGHEYFEDFFAMCHRVLKKDGLMAHQIITCPDSRYESFRKGVDFIQKHIFPGSLLPSIARINEAINKTGDMFLHELEDIGRYYDQTLMSWQKGFEVNLSSIRSMGYDESFLRKWRYYFSYCAAAFHMRNISVVQVVYTRPNNLGLNSQ from the coding sequence TTGGAAGGCGATAATATTGCAAAAGTAGAACCGTTGGAAAGTGCAGGTTCCGAGTCCGGAACTTTAGGTTTTTATGAGAGGATTTTCTTCTCCGCTTTATCTGGAATGCAGAGAGGATCTTTACGTGTTCTTTTTCCTGATGGCGGGCAAAGATATCTAGGAAATCCGAATTCTTCTGATCCCCCAGAGTTCCATCACGCTATCTTACAAGTGAAAGATAGAAAGTTTTTCAAAAAGATAGTATTGTATGGAGATATTGGACTAGCAGAATCTTACATGGACGGTGATTGGGATACGGACGATATTCGTGCAATCATTTGCTGGTTCTTGCTAAATATAGAAAGTACACCTTCTGTCAGCGGTTCTAATAAAAATTTCATTCATCTTGCTCTAATGAATTTGGGGAATCGGCTTTTACATTTGTTCAGAAATAATTCTGTCAGAGGAAGTAAGAAAAATATTTCCGAACATTACGATTTAGGAAATGATTTTTACAAGAAATTCTTAGATCCTACAATGACTTATTCCTGCGCATACTTCTCTGATCCATCAAAATCGTTAGAAGAAGCTCAAATTGCAAAGATCGAAAATCTTTGTAAAAAATTGAAACTCAAATCTTCCGATCATCTCTTGGAGATTGGAACTGGCTGGGGTGCATTCTCTACTTACGCTGCTAAAAATTATGGATGCAGAGTGACTTCTTATACGATTTCGGAAGAACAATATAAATTTGCAAAAGCAAAGATTTCCGCTATGGGTTTAGAAGATAAGATAGAAGTCCGATTGGAAGATTATCGAAAAGTACAAGGCTCTTACGATAAGATTGTGACTGTGGAAATGTTAGAAGCAGTCGGCCACGAATATTTCGAGGACTTCTTTGCAATGTGTCATAGAGTTTTGAAAAAAGACGGACTAATGGCACACCAGATCATCACATGCCCTGACTCTAGATATGAATCTTTTAGAAAGGGAGTGGATTTTATCCAAAAACACATTTTCCCCGGATCACTTTTGCCTTCGATTGCAAGGATCAACGAGGCCATCAATAAAACCGGTGATATGTTCCTCCATGAGTTAGAAGATATAGGTAGATACTATGATCAAACTCTCATGTCTTGGCAGAAGGGATTTGAAGTAAATCTTTCCTCCATTCGAAGCATGGGTTATGATGAATCATTTCTACGTAAATGGAGATATTATTTTTCGTATTGCGCTGCTGCCTTTCATATGAGAAATATCAGCGTGGTTCAGGTAGTGTATACCAGACCGAATAATCTCGGATTAAATTCTCAGTGA
- a CDS encoding DUF1365 domain-containing protein yields the protein MGLNSKIVEARVMHDRKIPKPNRFNYGIFTFQLDLDELDLVNDRLWMLGNNKFRIFSFKDSDHLNFGKKGIKENFLEYLRQEGVKEEVEKVTLITNLRVFGYVFNPVSFYFAEGKDGNPICAVAEVGNTFGEMKLFFLGKGSFEQKGFKKKEGKFFYVSPFVSLDSEFEFYLNPPQGGRINLRIDAFENGERVMVTTYTGKDLDLTDLNLIWMFLKYPFVTLRVIGLIHWQAFLLYLKKLPFIRKNEGLDKQRGLHLGRR from the coding sequence ATGGGACTAAATTCTAAGATAGTCGAAGCAAGGGTCATGCATGATCGAAAGATCCCTAAACCGAATCGGTTTAATTACGGAATCTTTACATTTCAATTGGATCTGGACGAACTTGATTTAGTAAACGATCGTTTATGGATGCTTGGAAATAATAAGTTTCGGATATTTTCTTTCAAGGATAGCGATCATCTAAACTTCGGAAAAAAAGGTATTAAAGAAAATTTTTTAGAGTACTTAAGACAGGAAGGAGTCAAAGAAGAGGTAGAAAAGGTAACGCTAATCACCAACCTAAGAGTATTCGGCTACGTCTTTAATCCGGTATCATTTTATTTTGCTGAGGGTAAAGATGGAAATCCAATATGCGCCGTTGCTGAGGTTGGAAATACATTCGGAGAAATGAAGTTATTCTTCCTTGGAAAAGGATCCTTTGAACAAAAAGGATTTAAAAAGAAAGAAGGGAAGTTCTTCTATGTTTCTCCGTTTGTCAGCTTGGACTCAGAGTTCGAATTTTATTTAAATCCTCCCCAGGGTGGAAGGATAAACTTAAGGATAGACGCTTTCGAAAATGGAGAAAGGGTCATGGTGACTACTTATACCGGGAAGGATTTAGATCTAACTGATCTAAATTTGATCTGGATGTTCTTAAAATATCCTTTCGTAACTTTGAGAGTGATCGGGCTTATACACTGGCAGGCCTTTCTTCTTTACCTAAAAAAACTTCCGTTCATTCGAAAGAATGAAGGATTAGACAAACAAAGAGGATTGCATCTTGGAAGGCGATAA
- a CDS encoding NAD(P)/FAD-dependent oxidoreductase, which produces MKKNSPLKKKSVRISNRKKEKLAIVGSGIAGMGCSYFLRDHYDITVFEKADYVGGHTNTVSVPEDDKNIPIDTGFIVFNHVTYPNLKRFFEELNVPTKKTSMSFSVQHVPDNLEFCGSGLSGLFAQKKNIFNFRFLRLLLNINRFNDESPKILQDPKYKEYSLDRYIKEEGYHPDLLTYYLVPMSSAVWSTPEDLMLEFPAYSLVRFFLNHGFLGLNTQHQWYTVDGGSIEYVKRLLSPNRDRFHTNSPVLGVEATPAGKVKLIFKGKKSEVFDKVILACHADSSLSILKKPTPLQKELLSQFAYQENIATLHTDVSVMPNTRSTWSSWNYRMDQIQGQIKPHTIYWMNSLQGVSKKKDYFLSIGDPGLVDPRKIVKRIKYEHPLFHVGSLKAQGRLSELNQIGPIYFCGSYFRYGFHEDAFWSAKELSETLLGKKVWD; this is translated from the coding sequence TTGAAAAAGAATTCTCCGCTAAAGAAGAAGTCTGTACGGATTTCTAATCGAAAAAAGGAAAAACTTGCTATCGTTGGTTCTGGCATTGCAGGAATGGGTTGTTCTTATTTCCTAAGGGATCATTACGATATTACCGTTTTCGAAAAAGCAGACTATGTTGGAGGTCACACAAATACTGTATCTGTTCCGGAGGATGATAAAAACATCCCAATAGATACTGGATTTATTGTCTTCAATCATGTCACTTATCCCAACTTAAAACGTTTTTTTGAAGAATTGAATGTGCCTACAAAAAAGACCAGTATGTCATTTAGTGTGCAGCATGTTCCGGACAATCTGGAGTTTTGCGGTTCAGGTCTGAGTGGTTTATTTGCTCAGAAAAAGAATATATTCAATTTTCGCTTTTTACGTTTACTTTTGAATATCAATCGTTTCAACGATGAGTCTCCTAAGATCTTACAAGATCCTAAATACAAAGAATATTCTTTGGATAGATATATAAAAGAAGAAGGGTATCATCCTGATCTTTTGACATACTATCTTGTGCCAATGAGTTCAGCAGTTTGGTCCACTCCGGAAGATCTGATGTTGGAGTTCCCAGCTTACTCTTTAGTTCGATTCTTCTTGAATCATGGATTTTTGGGGCTGAATACTCAACACCAATGGTACACTGTGGATGGGGGTTCCATTGAGTATGTAAAAAGGCTTCTTTCTCCCAATAGAGATCGATTTCATACAAACTCACCAGTTTTAGGTGTAGAAGCGACTCCAGCGGGTAAGGTAAAACTTATATTCAAGGGTAAAAAGTCTGAAGTATTCGATAAGGTAATACTTGCCTGTCATGCTGATAGTTCCTTATCCATTCTGAAAAAACCTACTCCGCTCCAGAAAGAATTATTATCACAGTTTGCCTATCAGGAGAATATTGCTACCTTACATACTGATGTTTCCGTAATGCCTAACACAAGATCTACTTGGTCGTCTTGGAATTATAGAATGGACCAAATCCAAGGGCAAATCAAACCTCATACGATTTATTGGATGAATAGTTTGCAGGGCGTGTCAAAGAAGAAGGATTACTTTCTATCGATAGGGGACCCGGGACTTGTGGACCCTAGAAAGATCGTGAAAAGGATAAAATACGAACATCCTCTCTTTCATGTTGGTTCTCTAAAAGCGCAAGGTAGATTATCCGAACTGAATCAAATTGGACCTATCTATTTCTGCGGCAGTTATTTTAGATATGGATTTCATGAGGATGCCTTTTGGTCAGCAAAAGAATTATCAGAAACCTTACTTGGGAAGAAGGTATGGGACTAA
- a CDS encoding YqaA family protein, giving the protein MEFSKFLSEFLQAYAGPGLTLISFAAATLLPFSSEAALMGAIWSGLSPGEAVLWASIGNCAACAFNYSLGYWFGKKIEARISESKTYSGWAERMSRWGYWVLGFSFLPFVGDPITVLSGFFRQKFWIFALVVFSLRILRYLALAYGFG; this is encoded by the coding sequence TTGGAATTTTCAAAATTTTTATCGGAATTCCTACAAGCATATGCTGGCCCCGGATTGACACTGATCTCTTTTGCAGCCGCTACATTGCTTCCATTCAGTTCAGAGGCCGCGCTAATGGGAGCAATCTGGTCCGGGCTTTCACCAGGAGAGGCAGTGCTCTGGGCATCGATCGGAAATTGTGCCGCTTGCGCTTTCAACTATTCTCTGGGTTATTGGTTCGGGAAAAAGATAGAAGCAAGGATCTCCGAATCCAAAACATACTCAGGCTGGGCAGAAAGAATGTCCAGATGGGGATATTGGGTATTGGGATTTTCTTTTCTACCATTTGTAGGAGATCCAATCACGGTACTTTCTGGCTTCTTCCGACAGAAGTTTTGGATATTTGCTTTGGTAGTATTCTCACTTCGTATCTTACGATACCTTGCTCTTGCATACGGATTCGGCTAA
- a CDS encoding HAMP domain-containing protein — MDIFQFSYHSIGYISGTIFTVFLIVSLLKLKSKTKHAWILITYLLFVLFLNFGFLVRTSLFLPSLSKPACFLIALYTSFSNLGLLYFIYSFFGIDRKKESRITLITIFSAGVFGFLFYVFKNVNSDVSYNFSIQMFEFQEPESTAPMGSIHFLTFIWILVVILRQNVHLRKELTLESDTASITEKKRELRMSRNFGLAVLLHALFSLTYTFYGWGYLSFSNFQLILTSATSLQLFLYTVLYLNYFPEPSSFMIKILGVSLATVLILLCVVARISFILIESNYDDTRRTEIENLRENLKLGKDHILPKDVLYLISSSDQNNTSRSNSSDGNELEPISKRMYRTLSLPENKPAYIIWYTFYSEGRIYEIGYPYESYSKMIHSIVSVIALILISSSLFLLLLLPYLIRKGLRDLQVDQKKI, encoded by the coding sequence ATGGACATCTTCCAGTTTTCCTACCATTCTATCGGTTATATTTCCGGGACCATATTCACTGTTTTTCTAATCGTTTCTTTGCTAAAATTGAAAAGCAAAACGAAACATGCTTGGATCCTGATAACTTATCTTCTATTTGTTTTATTTTTGAATTTCGGATTTTTGGTCAGGACTTCTTTGTTTCTGCCTTCCCTATCTAAGCCCGCTTGCTTCTTAATCGCGCTATATACGTCTTTTTCCAATCTGGGGCTTTTATATTTTATATATTCCTTTTTTGGAATAGATCGCAAAAAAGAATCCAGGATCACACTAATAACAATATTTTCCGCCGGAGTGTTCGGATTTTTATTCTATGTTTTTAAGAATGTAAACTCAGATGTATCTTATAATTTCAGCATCCAGATGTTTGAATTTCAGGAGCCGGAATCCACGGCCCCTATGGGTTCTATACATTTTTTAACCTTTATTTGGATCTTGGTTGTGATACTAAGACAAAACGTACATTTAAGAAAGGAACTTACTCTCGAATCAGATACAGCCTCAATAACAGAGAAGAAAAGAGAATTAAGAATGTCCCGAAACTTCGGACTAGCTGTTTTACTTCATGCATTATTTTCTCTCACCTATACTTTTTATGGATGGGGCTATCTTTCATTTTCCAACTTTCAGCTTATACTAACTTCCGCCACAAGCTTGCAGCTTTTCTTATATACGGTTCTGTATCTGAATTATTTTCCAGAACCTTCTTCTTTTATGATCAAGATACTGGGGGTTTCCCTGGCTACCGTGCTCATACTTCTATGTGTGGTCGCTCGGATCAGCTTTATACTAATTGAAAGTAATTATGATGATACGAGAAGAACTGAAATTGAGAACCTAAGAGAAAATTTAAAATTAGGCAAAGACCATATCCTGCCTAAAGACGTATTATATCTAATCTCCAGTTCAGATCAAAATAATACTTCTAGGTCCAATTCTTCAGATGGGAACGAACTGGAGCCTATTTCTAAAAGAATGTATAGAACACTCTCTCTTCCTGAGAATAAACCTGCTTACATTATTTGGTATACATTTTATTCAGAGGGAAGGATCTACGAAATAGGTTATCCTTATGAATCTTATAGTAAGATGATACATTCGATAGTTTCGGTAATTGCTTTGATCCTAATTTCTTCTTCTCTCTTTTTGCTCCTTCTACTTCCATATTTGATCCGTAAAGGATTAAGAGATCTGCAAGTAGATCAGAAAAAGATCTAG
- the pyrF gene encoding orotidine-5'-phosphate decarboxylase: MDFYSKFVKRREILNSLLCVGIDPDITKLPSHLEKVPDNLYVFSRDIVDATAEYAVAYKPNIAFFEAFGSKGIEQFEKLISHIKTNHPEIPIVADAKRGDLDNTARQYAKFFFKQLGVDSLTLSPYMGSDTIKPFIEDDSRMVFLLCLTSNPDSAELQQKTFSETGRTLYREVAALSEKFPAKNVGLVVGATHPKELLEIRKAHPDRIFLIPGYGAQGASLEEVISVCGKNSLVNSSRSIIFSSSGPDFAQAAGKAAASITEQMRKLLV; encoded by the coding sequence ATGGATTTCTATTCCAAATTCGTCAAAAGAAGGGAGATATTAAACTCCCTTCTTTGCGTTGGGATCGATCCTGATATCACTAAACTTCCTTCCCATTTAGAAAAAGTCCCAGACAATCTATACGTATTCTCCAGAGATATTGTAGATGCTACCGCAGAATATGCAGTCGCCTACAAACCAAATATTGCATTCTTCGAAGCATTTGGTTCCAAAGGAATTGAACAATTCGAAAAGTTGATCTCTCATATTAAAACAAATCATCCAGAGATTCCAATTGTTGCGGATGCAAAGAGGGGGGATTTAGATAATACTGCAAGACAGTATGCTAAGTTTTTCTTCAAACAATTGGGTGTGGATTCACTCACTCTTTCGCCTTATATGGGATCTGATACGATCAAACCGTTCATCGAAGACGATTCTAGAATGGTATTCCTGCTCTGTTTAACATCCAATCCGGATTCTGCGGAACTCCAACAAAAAACATTCTCTGAAACCGGCAGAACTCTTTACAGAGAAGTTGCTGCACTCAGTGAAAAATTCCCAGCCAAGAATGTAGGTCTCGTAGTTGGAGCAACTCATCCGAAAGAATTATTAGAAATTCGTAAAGCTCATCCGGACCGGATCTTTTTGATACCGGGTTATGGAGCACAAGGAGCTTCTTTAGAAGAGGTGATCTCCGTGTGTGGGAAAAATTCCTTAGTCAATTCTTCCAGGAGTATTATATTTTCTTCTTCCGGCCCTGATTTTGCTCAGGCAGCAGGGAAAGCAGCAGCTTCCATCACGGAGCAAATGAGAAAGCTGCTAGTCTAA
- the speE gene encoding polyamine aminopropyltransferase translates to MELWLDETLELPNGRALKIRVKEFLHSRKTPFQKIDVFESQSFGRMFTLDGVVMMTEADEFAYHEMIAHVPMMSHPNPERVLVIGGGDGGTVREILKHPSVKEVHLCEIDKGVVDVCYEYFPEIANAMKDPRVKHAYEDGAKYVQDYKEYFDVICVDSSDPIGPAEVLFKRPFYETMAASLKQGGICTSQAESFYYHGKVIKELFQFIPQVFNHCGYYFTVVPTYPSGIIGFTYCSKGPDPYKVEPDPKRVPKGLKYYSTEIHKAAFTLPPFAQEYIVRK, encoded by the coding sequence TTGGAACTTTGGCTGGACGAGACCCTCGAGTTACCTAACGGAAGGGCTCTCAAGATTAGAGTGAAGGAGTTCTTACATTCTCGTAAGACTCCTTTTCAAAAAATAGACGTATTCGAATCTCAAAGTTTCGGTCGCATGTTTACCCTGGATGGGGTGGTCATGATGACTGAGGCAGATGAGTTTGCTTATCATGAAATGATCGCTCACGTTCCTATGATGAGCCATCCGAATCCAGAGAGAGTTCTTGTGATCGGTGGTGGGGACGGAGGAACTGTTCGCGAGATCCTAAAACACCCTTCCGTTAAAGAAGTACATCTTTGCGAGATAGACAAAGGTGTTGTGGATGTTTGTTACGAGTATTTTCCTGAGATCGCAAATGCGATGAAAGACCCAAGAGTCAAACATGCATACGAAGACGGAGCAAAATACGTTCAGGATTATAAAGAATATTTCGACGTAATTTGTGTCGACTCTTCCGATCCAATTGGACCTGCAGAAGTTTTATTTAAAAGACCTTTCTATGAGACAATGGCTGCTTCCTTGAAACAAGGAGGGATCTGTACTTCTCAAGCGGAAAGTTTTTACTATCACGGAAAAGTAATTAAGGAATTATTCCAATTCATTCCTCAGGTATTCAATCACTGCGGATATTATTTCACAGTGGTTCCTACTTATCCTTCCGGAATTATTGGATTCACTTACTGCTCTAAAGGGCCAGATCCTTATAAAGTAGAACCGGATCCTAAGAGAGTTCCAAAAGGATTAAAATATTACTCTACGGAGATCCATAAGGCTGCATTTACTCTTCCTCCTTTCGCGCAAGAGTACATCGTCAGAAAATAA
- a CDS encoding S-adenosylmethionine decarboxylase: MSLKIQDQLKIVNRFSYLRNSIEIATTDKGEAFLFTRETISAGEVVAVWGGKAVHKNELAGLSGLSSPHRVHKDFYLVSPLHDDGIDSVHYIRQSADANCGFQGDITLVALRDIEAGQEITYHPAMKNPELAWARNEEAEIVRKRFNGSFPTYIQSKIESDPELKVYEPFKDGAWGLLTSIDLENCDAALIRDADAIKQYVVELCDLIEMKRFGETQVVYFGEDDRVAGYSMVQLIETSCISAHFANDTNTSYIDIFSCKGYDPKVAAEFTRKFFKGAAMRLTVTNRF, from the coding sequence ATGAGCCTAAAGATCCAAGACCAACTTAAAATAGTTAATCGTTTTTCTTATCTAAGAAACAGTATCGAAATCGCTACTACCGACAAGGGCGAAGCTTTCCTTTTCACTAGGGAAACTATCTCTGCTGGAGAAGTTGTAGCAGTTTGGGGAGGAAAAGCAGTTCATAAGAATGAGCTTGCAGGCCTTTCCGGACTTTCTTCTCCTCATAGAGTCCATAAGGACTTCTATCTGGTTTCTCCTTTGCATGATGACGGAATTGATTCTGTTCATTATATCCGCCAATCTGCGGATGCAAACTGCGGTTTCCAGGGGGATATTACTCTGGTTGCGCTTCGTGATATCGAAGCTGGTCAAGAGATCACTTATCATCCTGCGATGAAAAATCCTGAACTCGCTTGGGCTCGTAATGAAGAGGCTGAAATCGTCCGTAAACGTTTCAACGGAAGTTTCCCTACTTATATCCAGTCCAAAATCGAGTCTGATCCTGAATTGAAAGTATATGAGCCTTTCAAAGACGGAGCTTGGGGACTTCTCACATCCATCGACTTGGAAAACTGTGACGCAGCTCTTATTCGTGATGCAGATGCAATTAAACAATACGTAGTTGAACTATGTGATTTGATCGAGATGAAACGTTTCGGCGAAACCCAAGTAGTTTACTTCGGAGAAGACGATCGTGTAGCTGGATACTCCATGGTGCAATTGATCGAGACTTCTTGTATCTCTGCTCACTTCGCAAACGATACCAATACTTCTTATATCGATATCTTCTCTTGTAAGGGATATGATCCTAAAGTTGCGGCTGAGTTTACTCGCAAATTTTTCAAAGGCGCTGCAATGCGTCTGACAGTAACAAACCGCTTCTAA
- the speD gene encoding adenosylmethionine decarboxylase has translation MNALGKHVIAEFYECDYETINNHELVEDIMLKAVDLSGATTVKSVFHRFSPFGVSGVVVVSESHFAIHTWPEYGYCAIDVFTCGDLIDNQAALEYLKERFGSKSISVVEMKRGLLKLGVDLPHKPVGK, from the coding sequence ATGAACGCATTGGGAAAGCACGTAATTGCAGAATTTTATGAGTGTGATTACGAGACCATCAACAATCACGAATTGGTAGAAGATATCATGTTGAAGGCAGTCGACCTCTCCGGCGCCACCACAGTTAAATCTGTTTTTCATAGATTTAGTCCTTTTGGTGTGAGCGGTGTGGTTGTCGTGAGCGAATCCCATTTCGCCATACATACCTGGCCAGAATACGGTTATTGCGCTATCGACGTCTTCACTTGCGGAGACCTAATCGATAATCAGGCAGCTCTGGAATATCTCAAGGAACGCTTCGGCTCAAAGAGCATCTCTGTAGTGGAGATGAAGCGCGGTTTGTTGAAACTTGGCGTAGACCTACCTCACAAGCCAGTTGGGAAATAA
- a CDS encoding DUF2505 family protein has product MKQYKVVQTFPVPLQDLLRAREDRYKYLDRFPELKNVELLEERKEGNKVYQKRKVKLAESLPKVLATLLSDPSLLEDSVFDISTNTHEFTIAPPGNDSIVTIKGFSVYKEIGPHESERSYEVKVSSGVFLMGSVIETVIEEIHRHSLEKDKNSISEFLKKGD; this is encoded by the coding sequence ATGAAACAATATAAAGTAGTACAAACTTTCCCAGTTCCCCTCCAAGATCTACTCAGAGCGAGAGAAGATAGGTACAAATATTTAGATAGATTCCCAGAGTTGAAAAACGTGGAATTATTGGAGGAAAGAAAAGAGGGAAACAAAGTTTACCAAAAAAGAAAGGTAAAGTTAGCCGAATCCCTGCCAAAGGTGCTTGCTACACTTCTTTCGGATCCTTCTCTTCTGGAAGATTCCGTTTTCGATATCTCTACAAACACCCACGAGTTTACGATTGCTCCTCCAGGAAACGATTCCATAGTCACTATCAAGGGATTCTCTGTATACAAGGAGATTGGCCCTCATGAATCAGAAAGAAGTTACGAAGTAAAAGTAAGCTCCGGAGTCTTCTTAATGGGTTCTGTGATCGAAACTGTGATCGAAGAGATCCATAGACATTCTTTGGAGAAGGACAAAAACTCCATCTCCGAATTCCTGAAAAAGGGAGATTGA
- the alr gene encoding alanine racemase — MKDRTWIELSTAAISANLKNFRALLSPKTLLTAVIKSNAYGHGLLETAELAYQGGANLFGVNSLEEAKLLRAKYPEFKILIMGEVPGLAERTSEVSDPNFWIIVSRTEEVRILTNCKPSPQIHLKVDTGMARLGFFGADLERTLSEIKSEGLRLDGIATHFASTEDVLEQKYSKEQMKAFTEAILLAEKFGFKNLVKHACASASTMLFPEAHYDLVRVGISLYGLWPSLQTRLSLHLSGKKDFNLSPVLSWKTRIVHIKNVPEDSFVGYGSTYQTSAPTRIAVVPVGYYEGLDRKLSNNGVMLVKGKRAKILGRICMNMTMLDITHIPGAEIGDVVTIIGKEGEEEISTDDHANWTYTINYEVTTRISESVPKKIAK, encoded by the coding sequence ATGAAAGACAGAACTTGGATAGAACTTTCCACAGCAGCGATCTCAGCGAACCTGAAAAATTTTCGCGCCCTTCTCTCTCCTAAGACCTTACTCACTGCAGTTATCAAATCAAATGCCTATGGTCATGGACTCTTAGAAACCGCTGAGCTTGCTTACCAAGGCGGAGCAAATCTTTTCGGGGTCAATTCTTTGGAAGAAGCAAAACTTCTCCGCGCAAAATATCCAGAGTTTAAAATCTTGATCATGGGAGAAGTTCCCGGGCTTGCAGAGAGGACATCCGAAGTTTCAGATCCGAATTTTTGGATCATAGTATCTCGAACGGAAGAAGTTAGAATTTTAACAAATTGTAAACCTTCTCCCCAGATCCATTTAAAGGTGGATACTGGAATGGCTCGGCTTGGTTTTTTTGGTGCCGACTTAGAAAGAACACTCTCCGAGATCAAATCAGAAGGCCTGAGATTGGACGGGATCGCAACTCACTTTGCAAGTACAGAGGATGTATTAGAGCAGAAATATTCTAAAGAGCAGATGAAAGCTTTTACGGAGGCAATCCTTCTCGCTGAAAAATTCGGATTCAAAAATTTAGTCAAACATGCATGTGCTTCTGCTTCGACAATGTTATTTCCGGAAGCTCATTATGATTTGGTTCGTGTGGGGATCTCACTCTACGGTCTATGGCCGAGTTTGCAAACAAGACTTTCTTTGCATCTAAGCGGCAAAAAAGATTTTAATCTTTCTCCTGTTCTTTCTTGGAAAACACGAATAGTTCATATCAAAAATGTTCCAGAAGATAGTTTTGTAGGATATGGTTCTACATACCAAACCAGTGCACCTACTCGCATCGCAGTTGTGCCTGTCGGTTATTACGAAGGATTGGATCGAAAACTTTCTAATAATGGAGTGATGCTCGTAAAAGGAAAAAGAGCAAAGATCCTAGGAAGGATCTGTATGAATATGACCATGTTGGATATCACACATATACCAGGAGCAGAGATCGGAGACGTGGTCACTATTATAGGTAAAGAAGGAGAAGAAGAAATCTCCACAGATGATCATGCAAACTGGACTTATACAATCAATTATGAAGTTACCACTCGGATCAGCGAGTCGGTCCCCAAAAAAATAGCAAAATAA